Below is a genomic region from Telmatobacter sp. DSM 110680.
GCCTGAGACTGGCGGAACAATTGGTTTGGAAATCCATCGTTGCGCTCTTCATCGCAGTGCTCGGCGCGGTCGCGAGCTACGCTGAAACTCCCGACACCTCCTATCACCGTCCAGTGGCCGTCGAAACCCTTTCTTATGTGGACGTCCACTACTATCATCGCGGCTCACCGATCTACGTGAAGCTCACGAGACCTTGGGAGGGGCTGGGTTGCTACCTTTTTAACGGCCAGATCCTACAAGGGAGAGTTGAGCTGGCAACCCCGCGCGGCAAAGGCCAAAAGGTATCGCAGCTGGCCATCTCCTTCCCCAATGCGCCATGCGTCAAAAACAAATCCACGATAAATCTGGTAATGGGCGCCGTCGAATGGGACACCGGAGTGACCAGCGCTCCGCACGCTCAGTACCCGGTAGTGAACTACGGCATGTCGCAAACCGGCAGCGTCAAGACTATCCAGGGCAGCTTCAACATGAGCGGCATTCTATTGATGGCTCTGAGCCAGCGGGCGAAAAACCAGATTCCGCTCAAGCCAGGAGACGTGCTGGGCATCGATGGAGTGACTCTGGCAATTGGCAAGGGTCCGGAGCGGAGTTCGGTGCTCAAGTCCACTACGCGGGATGTGCATCTGGAAAAAGAATCGTTGCTCTTGCTCGTGCCAGAAAGCGTCGCGTTTCCAAAAGGACAAGAGCCGGAAGAAGCGGGCTTGCTGGAGAGGCCGTCGATCGCGGATTCGGCAGAGCCGGGCTCTCCAGCGTACCTGGACATTCCACTCAAATCGCCAAACCTGCCCCCTCCCGTCGAGTTCCAGCCCTGCGAGCCGCCAGCCTGCGCGGTAGACCTGCCGTCGGGCGAAGGCGCAACGCAGGGGGCGCCGTCGAGATCGATCGGAATTCGCGAATTGGGCTACGCCCCGCGACCGCAACAGCAGTTGGAAGATCTGAATGACGAAGTCGCACTGGCATGGCTGGGATCGAAACAGCTTCTCGTAGCTTTTAATCCCCACGCGCTGATTGAGCGCGACAGGCAACCGTCAACCGGCGCAGCGGTAAGACGAATTCATGCAGTTTTGCTCGATCCGGAGACAAGCAAAGTGTTGAGCAGTGCGGACTGGTTCCTTCCAGATGCAGGCGAATTCATGTGGCAACTTTCAGGCGGCCGCGCTTTAGTCCACGTAGCCAACGAGCTTCGAGTCTACAGCGAAGGAATGCAGATCGAGCGCCAGATTCCATTGGACGGACCGCTGGAGTTTGTTCGTCTTTCACCGAACGGGGAACTGATAGCAATCGCAATTTTGCGGGAGACACACTCCCCGGAACAGCATGCCAACCTGCGCGAAAGCCTTGGTTTGGAGCCGCCGGAGAATGTGGAGATTCGCGTGCTCGACAAGGACTTCAAGACAGTAGCGCAGGCCACGACTTCCTCAAAACTGATGCCTCCGGCGTTGCTGAACGAAGGGCAGGTTCAGTTGCTGGCAAAGCCGAACAAGCAGTATCGGCTTACACTGGCGCAGTCGACCGGCGACACAACGACAATTGCGCGTTTTCCTTCGGCCTGCATTCCTGAAGTCTCGAGCTTCGCCCCGGACTTGCTCCTTGTTGGTACTTGCGAAATCAGTTCAGGCGTGCACGAGTATCGCGTGCTGCGAGCCGACGGCAAGATTGTTTTGCGCGGACGGACTGATCCGCAGACGATGAGTCAATCAGCGCAGGGCAACGGAAAGTACTTTGCCGTGAAGACTCTCCACTCCACCCAGGTGATGGTGCATGGCTCGGTCTTTCACGGATCGGATCTCGATTACGAAGAGGTGCGTGTCTTTCAGTCCGGCGACGGACGGCGGTTGATGTCTGTGCGGTTGCAAGCCCCGCCGACAAGCCATGGGGCATACGCACTTTCCCCGGATGGCACGCAACTCGCTGTGATTGCAGAGGCGAAAGTGAACCTGTTTGCCGTACCGGTGCGCTAATCCTGCCTCTCAATTTTGCGCAGCGGCCCGGAAGGATTGAGCCGAGTTCTACTCAATTCTCACGAGCGTCTACGGGCGAATCCCGTTTTTCCATGAAGATGTTTTGACGCCGTCGATCCAGGACGCGGCAGAGAACAGCGCTCTATCTCATCACTCGTAGCGCAGCGCAACCATCGGATTCACCTTGGTCGCTCTCCGAGCTGGAACAAAGATCGCCAGCAATGCCGCTATCATCAGCAGCACTGCGGCCCCGCCCAGCGCAACCGGATCCCATGCCCGCACCGAAAACAGCAGGCCGCTCATCAACCGCGTGAGGAACACAGCCATCACCAATCCCAGGGCCAATCCAGCAACGATCGTTGCCATCCCGCTTCGAATCAGCATTCCCAGCACGTCGCCGCGATCGGCGCCCAGGGCCATCCGCAAACCAATCTCCGCGTGTCGCTGCGCAACACCATACGACGTGACCCCATATATTCCAACCGAAGCCAGCAGCAAAGCCAAACCCGCGAAGACCGCCAGCAATATCAATGCCAGGCGTCGACGCTCGAGCGAATCACCCATCACCTCAGTCATCGAACTCACGTGATAAACGGGTAAGTCCGGATCAATCGAGGCGACTTCGCGCTGAATAGTAGGCACCAGGTTCATTGGATTTCCTGCAACCTGCACTGCCAGCGTCATAGCGCCACTCGGTCGCTGATTCTCGGGCCAATACACCTCGACACGAGAACGCGCTTCCAGCGTTCGATTATGCACATGCCTCACAACTCCGACGACTGTTGCCCACGGCGCAGTTGAACCACGACCACCCGAATGCAGCCGTTTCCCAACCGGATCCTGATTGGGCCAGTAGGCTTGTGCCAGGCTCTCGTCCACGATTGCAACCGGCGCCGCGGTGTCGGAATCGTGAGCCTCGAATGTGCGCCCGCGAACTAGCGAAATTCCCATCGCCTTGAAATAGTCCGGCGTCACGACTCGCTGATCGGCCTCGGGAGTCGTATCCTCCAGCCGCACGGATTGGGAGTCGATTGTAGTGGTGCCGGAACCACCCTGCCCGCTCAATGGCAAAGCGGAAACTGCACCCGCCGCCTGTACCCCGGGCAATCTCTGCACTCTATCCAAAAGGTTCGTATAAAAAGCGCGCACCTGTGCCGGCTTGCTGTAAACCGAGTCCGGCAATGCGATCCGCATTGTGAGCACTCCATCGGGACGGAATCCCGGATCCACCTTGAGAATCTCGGCGAAGCTTCGCAGCAGGAGTCCCGCTCCGGCGACCAGGAGCAGAGAAAACGCCGTCTCACAAATTACCAGTGCACTCCGCAGCCGCTTGGGTCGCTTGCCCTCTGTGCTTCTCCCACCTTTCAGTCCTTCGAATCCGCGCTTGCGGCCCGCATGCAATGCCGGAGCCAGTCCAAACAGAATTCCGGTGGCAAGCGAGATAGCCGCCGTCAGAATCAGCGCGCGCCCGTCGATCGCAGTATGCACGGCACGGGGCAGAGACTTGGCTGCAATCCCAACCAGCCCGTGCAGTATCCACGGCGTAAGCGCCACTCCTATCAGGCCGCCTGTAAAAGCCAGAACCACACTCTCCGTCAGAAGTTGGCGCACCAGGCGCGCTCCACTCGCGCCCAGTGCCATGCGCGTTTCCATCTCCTGTTGCCGCTCCGTCGATCGCACCAGTAGAAGATTCGCAATATTCGCGCAAGCGATCAGCAGCACCAGTCCTACGGCCGCCATCAACACGATCAACGACGGCTTGACGTCACCTACTGTCTCTTCGAGTAGCGGGTGAAGAATGACTCCGAAGTTGAATTTCGTATACGGATAAGATCCGTGTTCTTCGATCATCGTCCTGCCCACACGATCCATATCCGACTGCACCTGGGCAAGCGAGAGTCCGGGCTTCATGCGGCCCAGTACTTCAAGTCCGTGACCGCCTCGGCTGCTTTCGCTAAGGTCGTCCGGCGAAAAGGCGAGCGGCCCCCAGATCTCCGCATCATCTGGATAGCTAAATCCAGATGGCATCACTCCTACCACCGACATTGGAACGCCATCGATATCGATGGTGCTTCCAATTACGTGCGTGTTCCCGCCAAACACCCGCCGCCACAAGCCGTAACTGAGCACGACCTCGTGGTCGCGTCCCGGCTGTGCCTCTTCCGGCAGGAAGGTTCGACCCAGCAGTGTCTGCGCTCCCAGCATCGGAAACAGGTTAGGCGAAACCGAGGCTCCCACCACCCGCTGCGGACTTCCTTTGACGCCGAGGTTAATCGAACCTGACCCGATGGCAGCAAGGTCGCTGAAACTTTTGTTCAACTGCTGGAAGTCACGGAACTCGGGAGCCGAAACCCAATTCTGGTCATTGGGCGCGCCGATCCCCGTAAAACGCGTCCATACCTTGATGAGGCGATCTGGATCGCTATATGGCAAAGGTCTCAGCAGCACTGCATCGAGCACACTGAAAATTGCTGCATTGGCACCGATGCCCAGTGCCATGGTCAGCACGACGACTGCCGTAAACCCTGGCTTCTTTGCCATCTGTCGAATAGCGAATCGCAGATCCTGCATGAGAATGCCCATTGCCTGCCTCCAGCACTTATGCGAATAGGGAATCGTGACTAACTAAGAGACAAAAGAATCGATAGCGGGGAACCCAACAAAAGCGAAAGCAACTGGCCAGCCAGAGAATCTGCGACCAATCCATTGATACTACGTCTTCATCGGCCTGAGGGTTCCACTCGTCACTGTTCGTATTTCGTTGGCGCCCGAAAATAAACAGCCAGGGTCGCTTTCGAAGTTACGATCCCCAACACACTTCCGCTTCCGCCATGTACGATTCTCAAGCCAGGAACTTAAAGCGAGGATGAGATGCGAATTTCATCCACCGGGTCGAACACGAGGATCGTATATGAGGATGAATACACACCGTACTGGGCTATGCCATTTTCTGTTGCTTGCCGCAACAGCCGCACTCGCTGCAACCGTCTCCGCGCAGCAAACACCTCCGGTGAAACTCGATCCCTCCACAATGCCAAAACTTGGCGCGGTCGACCCGCGCTATCTCTCGTACAACATTGAAATGGTCGAAGTCACCGGCGGCCGCTTCTGGAAGCCCTATAACTCCGCGCCCCCGAGCGATGCGCAAAAATCTCTCACCCCCGGCGACCCCAATCAGCCGGTCGGGCTGGATCCAAACATGTTTCAATATCGACCGCCAATAGATTTAAGTAATGCCCGTCTCCGCAAACTGGCGGAGTCTCTCGGTCCGTCTTACGTCCGGGTCAGCGGCACATGGGCCAACAGCACATACTTTCAGGACGATGATCAATCCGCAGCAGCGCAACCGCCAGCGGGCTTCAAGACCGTGCTTACTCGCGCTGAGTGGAAAGGCGTCATCGATTTTGCGCGCGCTGCCAACGCATACATCGTAACCTCCGTCGCCATCAGCGATGGAACCAGGAATGACCGCGGCGAATGGATCCCCGATCAGGCCAAAGCGTTCTTCCAATACACAAAGCGCGCCGGCGGCACCATCGCGGCAACCGAATTCATGAACGAGCCCACGATCCCCGGTCCCGGTGGCGCTCCCAAAGGCTACGACGCTACCGCCTTCGGCCGCGAAGCCAAAGCCTTCGAAGCATTCCTGCGCAAGCAGTCGCCCGGCACCCTCTACCTCGGCCCAGGCAGCGTCGGAGAAGGTATCTCCCTCGGACCTCCCGGAATGGCGATGCAGTTCACTTTGCTCAAATCTGAGGACCTGCTCAAAGCCACTGGCCCGATCTTCGATGCCTTCTCCTATCACTTCTACGGCACCGTCTCTCGTCGCTGCGGTGGCAAAGAAAGCATCGACGACGTGCTCTCCGCAGACTGGCTCGATCGCACCAATACCGTCGAGACGTTCTATGCGAATGTACGCGACAAATATCTACCCGGAAAGCCCATGTGGCTCAATGAAACAGGAGAAGCCGCCTGCGGAGGCGATCCATTCGCTGGCCAGTTCGCCGACACCTTCCGTTTTCTCAATCAGCTCGGTACCCTCGCGCAGAAGGGCGTTAAGGTCGTTATGCAGAATACGCTCGCGGCCAGCGATTACAGTCTCATCACCACAGATACCCTCCAGCCCAAGCCAAACTATTGGGCGGCCGTCCTCTGGAAACAAACCATGGGCACAACGGTGCTCGATCCTCACGCGCCATCCGGCAGTCCTCTAAGGATCTATGCTCAATGCGCCAAGAATGCGAAAGGCGGCGTCACGCTGCTAGCCATCAACACCGATAAGATCGAACAACACTCCATCGCGCTTCCTGCCGCCGCTGAACGCTACACTCTCACCGCGTCCGGCCTCGAAAGCGCAACTGTCTCTCTCAATGGAACGACGCTGCAGGCCGCTTCAGACGGCACCCTCCCACCCCTGAACGCACAAAACATCGACGCTGGCAATATTTCGTTTCCACCCGAAAGCCTTACGTTCCTCATTGTTCCTTCCGCGCAAAACAAGAGCTGCATGACCGTAGATCGTTCTCGTTAGGCTCTGAAGGCCCTCGCCCAGCGCGGCGAGGGCAAGGCTAGCGTGAAGCGCGCAAACCGGAGCGCCGCAGCAACCATTCGCATGCGCGCGTGAGACGAAGCACGCTGATGAGCTTGATGTGCCGATGGTTCTTATTCTGGGATCGTGCCGGCCGGGGCGCGCAAATAACTCAATAAAACTGTGGGGTGTACAGGCTTGGCCAGGATGTCAAACGCATGACCCTGTGCGATGGCAGCATCCAGCAGCGGGGAAGTGTCGTTGTTTCCAGAGATGAGCAGGATTCGGCAGTTGGGCAGCAGTCGATGAATCGCAATTGCGGCGTCGATTCCGTTCATGCCATTCATCACCACATCGGTTACGAGATAGTCAAAGGCGGTTTGCATGGCGAGGTCAACGCCATGCGTGGCGCTGTGGGCGGCGATGGCTTCGAAGCCGCTGATGTTGAGCACCATCGCGAGAGTATCCGCGTGGGTAGGCTCATCATCGATGACCAGGACTTTGGGCCTTTTGGTTTCCATAAACTCAGCGAGGTTGAAGGTAGCCAATCAAAACGAAAGCGATCCTAGCATGTCTATTTCCGCGCGCGGTGTCGGGTGTCGTACATAAACAAGGTTCGCCTTTGACCATAACGCAAGTGGGGAGTACAAGGGTCGCCGCGATCGAGTTCGTCGCCGATTCGAGTCGCGGTCGGCCTCACGTTCGGCGCACAGGGTATACCATCGGTTCGTAGAATTTTGGCGATGTCGGTTAGGGATTGCGGCAATCGTTGGCGCTTCCCATACGACTATTCGAAGTTGATGAACCGTGCTACTTAGCTGCTACATTTAAGAACGAGCCAGTTTTGTAGATCGTTGCTTTGCGTTTTGATCCGCTTTGATGGAGATGCTAAATTTGGTCACAGCCAGTGGCGACAGTTATCACTGATGAGATCCAGGCTTGAACTCAGAATGGCGCATCTTGTCCGCCTTTTCTTCACACAGCATAACGTCACCGATCTTGCCGGCAAAACCAAGGCATACTCACAGCTCATTCTGAGGTTAACAGGAGGTCAAGGAATGACATCTAAAACAGAAACTCAATCGTGGCTGTTCAGGCTTATCGTGGGGCTGACTGCACTCGCAGTTGCTCAGCCGCTTTTCTCCCAAAAGATCGTCATTTTCGATTATCCAAATTCCTCAGACACGCATCCGACGGCCCTGAATTTCAAGGGCGAAATCACCGGATATTATCTTGCCTCATCTACGTACCATGGCTTTCTACGGCGTCCCGACGGCTCGTTCACATCGTTCGATGTTCCCC
It encodes:
- a CDS encoding ABC transporter permease gives rise to the protein MGILMQDLRFAIRQMAKKPGFTAVVVLTMALGIGANAAIFSVLDAVLLRPLPYSDPDRLIKVWTRFTGIGAPNDQNWVSAPEFRDFQQLNKSFSDLAAIGSGSINLGVKGSPQRVVGASVSPNLFPMLGAQTLLGRTFLPEEAQPGRDHEVVLSYGLWRRVFGGNTHVIGSTIDIDGVPMSVVGVMPSGFSYPDDAEIWGPLAFSPDDLSESSRGGHGLEVLGRMKPGLSLAQVQSDMDRVGRTMIEEHGSYPYTKFNFGVILHPLLEETVGDVKPSLIVLMAAVGLVLLIACANIANLLLVRSTERQQEMETRMALGASGARLVRQLLTESVVLAFTGGLIGVALTPWILHGLVGIAAKSLPRAVHTAIDGRALILTAAISLATGILFGLAPALHAGRKRGFEGLKGGRSTEGKRPKRLRSALVICETAFSLLLVAGAGLLLRSFAEILKVDPGFRPDGVLTMRIALPDSVYSKPAQVRAFYTNLLDRVQRLPGVQAAGAVSALPLSGQGGSGTTTIDSQSVRLEDTTPEADQRVVTPDYFKAMGISLVRGRTFEAHDSDTAAPVAIVDESLAQAYWPNQDPVGKRLHSGGRGSTAPWATVVGVVRHVHNRTLEARSRVEVYWPENQRPSGAMTLAVQVAGNPMNLVPTIQREVASIDPDLPVYHVSSMTEVMGDSLERRRLALILLAVFAGLALLLASVGIYGVTSYGVAQRHAEIGLRMALGADRGDVLGMLIRSGMATIVAGLALGLVMAVFLTRLMSGLLFSVRAWDPVALGGAAVLLMIAALLAIFVPARRATKVNPMVALRYE
- a CDS encoding response regulator, yielding METKRPKVLVIDDEPTHADTLAMVLNISGFEAIAAHSATHGVDLAMQTAFDYLVTDVVMNGMNGIDAAIAIHRLLPNCRILLISGNNDTSPLLDAAIAQGHAFDILAKPVHPTVLLSYLRAPAGTIPE